A stretch of Desulfomonilia bacterium DNA encodes these proteins:
- a CDS encoding ATP-binding protein, producing MEDQRSKFIFEISLSVLNHLGRNLYRSFATVLGEAVSNAWDADAINVHIYIDRDKNRLCIKDDGIGMSETDFQNKFLKIGYSKRKEGQISAVRERPFIGRKGIGKLALLSCADKITVISRKEGDQYIGGTIDNSGLDQAITEDLTPKEYPLEDWNVSSFGQYIENHKQGTIILFENMKEGIKHSLSFLKKIIALYFRFSLLDKEFNIYVNNELITISSLDDLAMKTEFLWTINELDDPYVANLKKIFISERNEHRLLNVSENIKGFIASVEKPRDLKITTTEERVGVDLFVNGRLREKDILKHIPTARVVESYLYGQIHCNGLDDEIDRFTSSRESIVADDPKFKQLLIALKDKIINNVLNDWDTWRRKHRKEGDSENLSLSKKERKAEELYNAVSEEYSITEDTVTKKKVDSWVADLGDDARFNFTSYAECFISENLVRRFIMEKNIPLSPEANGEYAKRQKIEDENKNMGNISIDIRKNKSKLSYLSMNHLANMVDKRDKNKEACLARDAYEYKPIRDALAHTALLTDDAKNKLTSVYTNIKERVRNLLAGKIKVGEENK from the coding sequence CAACCGTGCTAGGTGAAGCTGTTTCGAATGCCTGGGACGCAGATGCAATTAATGTTCACATCTATATCGACAGAGACAAGAATAGATTATGCATCAAGGATGATGGGATTGGAATGAGTGAGACCGACTTCCAGAATAAGTTCTTAAAGATAGGATACTCTAAACGGAAGGAAGGACAAATATCTGCCGTAAGAGAACGTCCCTTCATCGGGAGAAAAGGAATCGGCAAACTTGCCCTACTCTCATGCGCAGATAAAATAACGGTTATTTCAAGAAAAGAAGGAGATCAGTACATTGGTGGAACTATTGACAATTCAGGACTTGATCAAGCAATAACTGAAGATTTGACGCCTAAAGAATATCCCTTAGAAGATTGGAATGTATCCTCTTTTGGACAATATATCGAAAATCATAAACAAGGAACTATCATTCTATTTGAAAACATGAAAGAGGGCATCAAACACAGCTTGAGTTTCTTAAAGAAGATTATAGCCCTCTACTTCAGATTCTCTCTCTTGGATAAGGAGTTCAACATATATGTTAACAATGAGTTGATTACCATAAGTTCTCTTGACGATCTTGCAATGAAAACAGAATTCTTGTGGACTATCAACGAACTTGATGATCCATATGTAGCGAACCTAAAGAAAATCTTCATTTCGGAACGGAATGAGCACAGGTTGTTGAATGTTTCCGAAAACATCAAAGGCTTTATTGCATCCGTCGAAAAACCACGAGACCTCAAGATAACGACAACAGAAGAAAGAGTGGGGGTTGACCTATTTGTGAATGGCCGATTGAGAGAAAAGGACATCCTTAAACACATTCCAACGGCAAGAGTGGTTGAGAGCTACCTTTATGGACAAATCCATTGCAACGGTTTAGATGATGAAATTGATCGATTCACTAGTAGTCGCGAAAGCATTGTAGCTGATGATCCGAAATTTAAACAACTTCTGATCGCATTGAAGGATAAGATTATCAACAATGTTTTAAACGATTGGGACACCTGGAGAAGAAAACACAGGAAAGAGGGCGATTCGGAGAATCTAAGTCTTTCAAAAAAAGAAAGAAAAGCCGAAGAACTTTACAATGCAGTTTCGGAAGAATATTCAATTACTGAAGATACTGTTACAAAGAAAAAAGTCGATTCCTGGGTTGCCGACCTTGGTGATGATGCAAGATTTAATTTCACTTCATATGCAGAGTGTTTCATTTCCGAAAATCTTGTAAGAAGATTCATTATGGAGAAGAATATTCCTCTATCACCGGAAGCAAATGGTGAATATGCAAAAAGGCAAAAGATAGAGGATGAAAACAAGAACATGGGGAATATAAGCATTGATATCAGAAAGAATAAATCAAAATTGAGTTACTTATCTATGAATCATCTTGCAAACATGGTGGACAAACGAGACAAAAACAAAGAAGCTTGCCTTGCAAGAGATGCATATGAATACAAACCTATTAGAGATGCATTGGCACATACGGCTTTACTTACTGATGATGCAAAAAACAAATTGACATCAGTGTATACCAATATAAAAGAGAGGGTACGCAACCTCCTAGCTGGTAAAATAAAAGTCGGTGAAGAGAATAAATGA